A stretch of the Aphis gossypii isolate Hap1 chromosome 2, ASM2018417v2, whole genome shotgun sequence genome encodes the following:
- the LOC114130354 gene encoding glycosylated lysosomal membrane protein B-like → MNALNSIVFVLTVFTTIVAADRKLHVEWNPGCVLEDHCSKFSKLTYIRADGENDTVHFVLDATFKPSLVIVVTNRDAVIQVNYTADRENNIKFTESPHYTFASVFNNLYEFNDVNDTANIKNGQNFIKMDFKKFHWNTTQSINNNNESVEILLTSNSYRAPGINKTGIVSVTLKVYGKKDIGSKLPHLVHTPESGELTLTLNNLNTNFTKSRFAIELLTFSSFPFNKTEELSSNTFSDDKLSGGTFLNYLLNAKGDVEGGGFLSWKPVVYKAENTHALNSSSTIQYDIHDYHYENDWINTPLFNMYGNSLFGNSSQFLLKSFNVSFGQPNDEFYAKSNYTYWTFLVGIGAPPNSSLGFLELSIIASLLLMLTITMILIFCIFMRWMSSKRNSLVYGQ, encoded by the exons ATGAATGCTCTTAATAGCATTGTGTTCGTTTTGACGGTATTCACTACGATTGTGGCTGCTGATAGaaag TTACACGTTGAATGGAATCCAGGATGTGTTTTGGAGGATCATTGttctaaattttcaaaacttacaTACATACGGGCTGATGGTGAAAACGACACTGTTCATTTTGTACTTGATGCCACCTTTAAACCATCGTTGGTCATTGTAGTAACAAATAGAGATGCTGTTATTCAAGTGAATTATACCGCAGATCGGGAaaacaatatcaaatttaCCGAGTCCCCGCATTATACGTTTGCATCAGTCTTCAATAAT ttatacgaGTTCAATGATGTAAACGACAcggcaaatataaaaaatgggcaaaattttataaaaatggattttaaGAAGTTTCATTGGAATACAACTcaatcaataaacaataataatgaatctgTAGAGATTCTTCTAACTTCTAATTCATATAGAGCACCAGGCATTAATAAAACTGGTATTGTATCTGTTACG ttaaaaGTATATGGGAAAAAAGATATTGGATCTAAGTTGCCACATCTTGTTCATACTCCAGAATCTGGCGAATTAACACTTACACTTAATAActtgaatacaaattttaccAAGTCACGTTTTGCAATTGAGTTACTTACTTTTAGCTCTTTCCCCTTCAATAAAACTGAAGAATTATCAAGCAATACATTTTCAGATGATAAACTATCTGGTGGCACATTTTTG aattatttgttGAATGCAAAAGGGGATGTGGAAGGAGGTGGTTTTCTTAGTTGGAAACCAGTTGTGTATAAAGCAGAAAATACACATGCATTGAATTCTTCTTCAACAATTCAGTATGACATTCACGATTATCACTATGAAAATGACTGGATTAACACccctttatttaatatgtatggaAACTCCTTATTTGGCAACAGCTctcaatttcttttaaaatcatttaatgtgTCTTTTGGACAACCGAATGATGAATTTTATGCAAAatctaattatacttattg GACCTTTTTGGTTGGAATTGGTGCACCTCCCAACTCAAGTTTGGGTTTTCttgaattatcaattattgctAGTCTTCTATTAATGTTGACAATAACaatgatacttatattttgtatatttatgcgTTGGATGTCTAGTAAACGTAACTCTTTAGTTTATGGACAATAA